The genomic DNA gtgcggcttatctatgaacaaatgccgttttcctgccaaatttggtgggggggcgacttatagtcaggtgcgccttatagtgcgaaaattagggtaaattaagaaaaataaattaattaataaaaattcAACAGCAAATAaattactcaattttcacatcagaaatttaatacttgaggaaatcaTGCAGAAtcctcttaattttactcaacaaaggctaaatttgcatttttctatatgctttaggttgaattccgctactgtgtagagatacaaaatccaacatggtggccgtcacaaaacaaatacatttttaagttgaaaattcttaaaaatttcaaataaatgcttaaatcacaaaATTtccatagatatgaatgtaaaacagtcaagattcttggttaaaaggaaaaagcgggcagttatcgttcattttacgtaaatatttcacgcaaaagttacggtattgtgtaatccaacatggcggccgtcacgaaacaaagagctttttaagttgaaaattcttgtaaataaatgcttaaatcgcggaatttctatagatatgaacgtaaaacagtctagattcttggttaaaagcaaaaagcgggcagttattttacgtaaatatttcaagccagttacattaattttatccattgctcttttcacaagctttcaaagtgcatgcatattgctattttaatatcgcaattacATTGAATTctcaaccaaatcactcttgagacactcctgcctgcttgtatgcagtaaaaccttcgtcctatttccaccttaatctggcgttagaacacagtgtgtgtttgagtttatcacagtgaaagccaactcaacgttctgcctgggtcgggCCCCTATGGGAAGGTGTGGctcaatgtctgtgggagttgtcttgtcaactgatgatgGAGTCTATGGTCTATGTAATAACAAATTCCATGTATagaatgtgggattttttttttttttttaccaaaatgttCTCACTTGTCAAAATAGCTTGACGGCATGGAGCGTGGAGAGCAGATTTGGCAATTGAGTGGCCAATCTGTGTGATTAATCCACGAACAATTATTCAACAGTTTTTGTCGTTGCACTCTCAAAACGCAGATATCTtgatgagtgtcataattatggtggTTTTTAGTGTCTTTTATTTTTCTACTCTATAATTACTGTAAATCCCACAAAAAAGGATAAGGtgtttgtaggcatgtgccggtatgagattctgatggaATGAtatccttaagcaaaaatatcacggtttcacagtaagtacagctctaaaatgtgttactttaagatatctgggtttaaaaaaaattttaaattcattttccaacataatttttagaaaaaatgactgaaatattctaaataaaattcaaataaatgcagtctATTAGTTGAacataaacccacagccactgctcaacattattaccatctgaacaaaaataattgaattattttccataaaaagcatgtgcgtatgactcgtatcatgtctaCATTATACACATACTCTctgtctcaacacagacagttgccgaagagaaaaaaaaacacgttttaccactgctagacacactaaacacgctggagttagcgCTGGTAGCTGGTGAGAAACCGTCATGATAATGTTTACTAAcctatatccatccatccatcatctgccgctTAATCTGGGATCGAGTAGCAGTGGGAGCAGCTTTgcagggaagcccaaacttccctctccccagccacttccccaaggtgttcccaggccagcttaGAGACATGATCTCGCCAGCGTGTCGTGGGTCGTCTCCGGGGCCTCCCGCTGATGGGATATGCCAGGAACACCACTCcgtggaggcgtccaggaggcatccgaaccagatgccagaGCCACctgaactggctcctctcaatgtgGAGGAGTAACGGCTCGACATAGAGTCCATCCCAAATGATGGAGCTTCTcatcctatctctaagggagacccggacaccctgcggaagaAACTCAttccggccgcttgtatccggaatcttgtcctttcggtcatgacccacagctctagaccataggtgagggtaggaacatagatcgactGATAAATTAAGAGCttcaccttttggctcagctccttcttcaccactacggaccagtGCATAGTCCGCATCAGTGCAAACActccaccgatccgcctgtcgatctcccggtccctcctaccctcagtcGTGAACAAgagcccaagatacttgaactcctccacctgGGGCACGATCTCATCCcttacccggagagggcacgccacccttttacggctgaggaccatggtctcggatatggaggtgctgatcttaatcccaactgcttcacactctgctgcgaaccgctccagtgagagttggaggtcacggcttaataaagccaacagcaccacatcatgtgcaaaaagcagagatgcaacacTGAGGCCATCAAACCAGACCCCTTCAATGCTTCAGCTGCGCCTAGAaagtctgtccataaaaattatgaacagaatcggtgtcaaagggcagccttgaggGAATCTAACccccactgggaacgaattcaaattactgccggcaatgcggaccaaactctgacaccggtcgtacagggacagaacagcccttaccaacttactaacctttaattttgtataaatgcgaactcatattggaggtattgcctcctcagcagccaccttccgcaaaaatgttttacatgtcggttggctctcctcctctaagccgctgctttctgtaacttttctgtacccgaagtattcccatatcaGTGATtacgttttcttcaatgggggggGAAAAGtttaggagtttcacctcctctagccatcgtgtagcacagctggctctctgacactgagcaacaaccgatgGGTGAGGGGGTTCAGCCTTGCGGCTGCAAGCAAGAGatatctccctgcatttttgggatctAAGAAACAGCTAATcccgtagggacggtatgacagaaattttttgcggtgacgttttcataccacagtataccttgaaaccggtaatcggcacatgtctaggtgTTTGCTAGGTTAGATACCTATTTACTGTCAATCAAAGTGTAATATACATTAGCCATTCAATTAGAAATGGGCACATTTACACATTTTTAACTtggtgcatttttttaaaaaaagttaaaagttttttaaaatgcagATATTTTACATCTGTATTCATGCACAAGTTCTAGAATTACAATTCTTTGTGATGCCTCAGTTGAGTTTCTCACATTTGTGTTTACACAATTGTGAttttatcgctgtttgaatacaAAAACTGGTTTTATGCTAGTGCATGCTAATGTGATTTACCGTTTTATGAGCACGAATCACCGGCTAACGTCGCAATCCAATCTACAGGAAATTTATATCTGTGTGATACTCTCaacatgtgacagaactgtgttttgtcgccgtttttatgaatatatatatttgtaactCAAATTGCTGTGGAGAGAGCTGGCTCTACTGGCATGAAGGCTGATGGTAATTCAGCCTGGTCTGTGTCATGCACAAACacttgtgatttaaaaaaaaaaaaaaaaaagaatccccTTACCTTACTAAGTCAAATCTACAGGATGCTTCAAGTGCCAAATAGTAGGAGGTGGTGGAGGTCTACGTTTTTAATCACACCTTCTTTGACTCTTTTTCACATTCTGATTTTTCATCCGTGAGTATGCAAGGTGTTTAATCTACATTTATAGTTGTAAGGAAGGGGATGCAATGTGCCAATCTTGTCAGTGCAATAAGGTCAAATACACTGTGTAGTCCTTCCTGTGATTTTAGCCTCTCTGGTCTCAATTCAGGGAGATTTGTCTGCTGTGCTGCatcttgtttttaaatgtttgcaaGTACACTGTAGGATGTGGGTAGAGGAAAACATGGAAATATTCCCAGATGAGCATTTGAGCTGATAGTGATTGTCCACAATCTTTTACATTACATGCACAGTAAGATtgtttgcaaacattttttaaattctccATGTAGTCTTCTTATTAcagttaaatatttagtttctgCCTGTCAAGGAAGATGAGCATTTTACTTTTATGTGAGATTATGTAAAACGAGTAAGAGAACATGTTGTGATCTTTTAGCAATTTCTTTTCCAGAGCTTTGGCTTGCTTGGGTGCTATGTAAGCTTATGTGGTTCTGACTACAGATTGATTGATCCAAacaatatgaataaaaaaatctcTTTATTTACAGTTATGTgacttttgtcatttttaccttatcattttacagtatattttaatttGACATCACTGTCAAGGATTAtacaatctacaaaaaaatacgGCCATTCATACATAATTAAAGTGTCCTGCTGTACATCACATGAATGTTATTGCACTTGTGTATCCAATGCTGTTTCAATCAACATATTTACTAGGggagtgacaaaatatcgaaatggtgatatattgtcattagagatgtcccgatcgatcaggatgccgatcgattgggtccgatcacgtcattttcaaagtatcggaatcggcaaaaaaatatcggccatgcctttttttaatatatatatatatatatatatatatatacttttaattaaattgttttctaattgtatttaacgttacagacataatatgttacactcatccaaagtctttagtttaggcttaaggtagggttatcaaatttataccgataatggcggtaattaattttttaaaaaatgtatcacgttacaatatttaacgcatttaatgcatgcgctgcacgacccactcacgcattgtcgcgctcaatctgtaatggcgccgtagcGTAAaatggcagcgtaaaatgagtacagtgaatttttgcagccttattttaattggctaacgccttgcaatccctctccctacgattacaaatatcatgggaaggaatgtgaggaagcaaggtagcaattgatctttttcttaacaccttatgttatttccaaacacagagaagatatatcaattggtagcactacgcacagtcatggttccacttcccatcatgcctttgggcatggctacagtatcatttactgaaagctcaacaaatacactagatggcaatacaaaaaatttttttcaaacagaaaaaaaattttgaaaaataaaattgccctattttttttttttaaataatatgcaaagcaaatgaccgtctaaggtgctagtcacgtgatcttttcaaaaaataattttgacccattatataaatatctttgttcatttcattcatttttgttgattgctttattgctttacgacttttatatataaaaaaagtcacatgcactgtcactttttggccaccaggagGGGCCTGCACCCCCCCTTTAACTCCGCTTATAACCAATTCTGGTTATTTAATAGGTTATAattcagtataataataacaggacAGTATAATAACAATCCATATTAAAaaatgctgagaaaaaaaaccctTTGCTTAAATCAAAATCAGCaggtactcacaatgttactcattacttgagtattctgacAAAAtactttacttgtacttgagcacATTTTTTGATGACTACTTTTGAGTAATATTTTAAAGGAACGCTACTCATACCTAAATaagatttttggctactctacccacccatggttatcattcattttacgttaatataaaaaaaagttggctttttttttcctattcatttagTCGGTTTCATGTTTCAACGTGCATGCATGgttccattttattttataattacctTTAATCCTCGACAAAATCACTTTTAAGATACTCCTActtgcttgtatgcactaaaaccttcgtcctttttccgtttccacctaaatccggcgttagaacgacGCTTCACGACGCTCTTCatgcctggcccggccccctacgggaagccgtggTGCAAGGTCTGTAGGAGCCGTCTCATCAACTGATAGCGAAGTCTATGACTGTGCAAAGCAGTAATCAGAGCAAATAGTTACTATTTGAAGAAACTAgcacataaaacatgttttcactTATTTcacctttatttttttcaagcacataacgccacatttgttcattcaaagATGTTTTTTGATGTTAAACGGTGAAATGTGAGGCCGTTTCTATAACACTGACAGTCCAAATTGTCTATTTGTTGTGAGGTTCTGATTAGGATCCGGCTGTCTGTGAGCTCATGGAATTTTGCAGCCAACTCAGGTAATTCAGGCCAGCTATCCAGCATCTCCACGTACTTCAGGTCTGCCATGTTGTGAAGGTCTAAAAAATCCTCTTCCAGCACATTCTCACCACGGATACTGATAATTTGAAGATTTGGAAAGAGTTGGGGGACATGAGCAGGGAGTTCATCCAAATATGAGGAACGGGTGTCAACATGGAGATGGACGAGATTCGTTAGTCGTCTTGCAAATGACACAATATCCAATAAACTAATTACTTCATGACAAAATGTAAGAGTTCTGACTGAAGATGGAATGGCGTCCGCATATATGTAAACGCGGGGACCCGAGCTAATGGCCAAGGATGACAGTCGATGGAGGCCGCGCAGCCATATTAGCAGGCTCTTGCTGAAAAAATCTGGGCACAGATCGTTGTTACATCGGAGAACCAATGAGTCCAGGTTTGGCATTAGTTTCATCACATCAGGGGAGAGTGAATCATGAAACTCATCTAGTTCCAAACTGGATAGTGGGTGTGGGTTCTCTAGTGGTAAAGGTGATGGGACTCTGAACGCGCCTTTCGTAGGGCTACAACTCCAAGACAGATGCTTCAGTTGAGGAAAGCAGCAAAGTATTGAGTAAATGACCTTTGACAAATCAGCATTCTTATCAATGCTATGACACACTAACGATTTCAGATTTCTGAAGACTGCGAGAGCAGAAATAAGATGTTCGGATCCAGTGTTAAAAAAGACATTACAGATGCTGAGGTGTGTCAACCTCTCTGCTTGTGGAAGTGTGAAACCGTTAAGCGAAACATAGCTGCAACTGCCCCTCACAGCCAAATGCTTGAGTTGGCAGAAGTTCTTCAGAGAGTCAAAAATTTCGTTAGAGGTTTCATCCATAACCAAGGTGGTCAGAGAAGGGAGATACCAAGCCAACAACTGCCAGTCCTTCGCCGTGCGGCTTCTCATCACCACTTGACTGATTTTTCTTCGGCGCAGTAACTTCCAGAAGTCACAATTGTAACGTTTGAAGCTGTTCAGCACTGGAGTCCAGTCCTTCCACAGCAGTCCGCAGTCAACAAATTCTTTGAGGTGAATGCAAGTGGCCCGGACTCTGTGCTTGTCAGCCACGCTTAAGTATCCAAAGATTTGGAGCAAGATTTCTCCTGGAAGTTGATGTAGCGGCATTATTGAGAGGGTGAGTCACAAACACAAACAACCGAGTTTTTGTTAGCCACGTGCTGCTTATTCTTCAATGATCTCCGCGACAGCCAGGAAGTTACTGCTGTGCTGATTTTTCTTCTTCACGTGGTTTATTCGGCGGTTATTATACGCACATTACggtgcattaccgccatctattgGACATTTTGGAAGAGTAACAAGGCAGGCCGTTCTGATTAATTTTATTGGCACTTCGTTGAGAcgtctagaaaaaaaaactagaaaaacaaaaacaaaaaaaatatatgttttttttttattttgggggaaaaaatccctggTTTCTTCGTTGCTCAGTTTTCCCGACTGGCTGCCTAAAAATGATTGACACTTGCAAGGGCCAATAATATTGACGTTACACCCTCAAGTCCAACGTG from Corythoichthys intestinalis isolate RoL2023-P3 chromosome 9, ASM3026506v1, whole genome shotgun sequence includes the following:
- the LOC130922047 gene encoding uncharacterized protein LOC130922047, which codes for MPLHQLPGEILLQIFGYLSVADKHRVRATCIHLKEFVDCGLLWKDWTPVLNSFKRYNCDFWKLLRRRKISQVVMRSRTAKDWQLLAWYLPSLTTLVMDETSNEIFDSLKNFCQLKHLAVRGSCSYVSLNGFTLPQAERLTHLSICNVFFNTGSEHLISALAVFRNLKSLVCHSIDKNADLSKVIYSILCCFPQLKHLSWSCSPTKGAFRVPSPLPLENPHPLSSLELDEFHDSLSPDVMKLMPNLDSLVLRCNNDLCPDFFSKSLLIWLRGLHRLSSLAISSGPRVYIYADAIPSSVRTLTFCHEVISLLDIVSFARRLTNLVHLHVDTRSSYLDELPAHVPQLFPNLQIISIRGENVLEEDFLDLHNMADLKYVEMLDSWPELPELAAKFHELTDSRILIRTSQQIDNLDCQCYRNGLTFHRLTSKNIFE